The following coding sequences are from one Cervus canadensis isolate Bull #8, Minnesota chromosome 4, ASM1932006v1, whole genome shotgun sequence window:
- the LOC122439474 gene encoding pyridoxal phosphate homeostasis protein-like yields the protein MVIEAYSHGQRTFRENYVQELLEKASNPQILSSCPEIKWHFIGHLQKQNVNKLMAVPNLSMLETVDSVKLADKVNSAWQKKGSPERLKVMVQINTSGEESKHGLSPAESAALVEHINAKCPSLEFVGLMTIRSFGHDLSQGPNPGSQVLLSLREELCRKLGIPPDQVELSMGMSVDLQHVIEVGSTNVRIGSTIFGERDYSKKAAPDKPAAELKAPEEVAQAH from the coding sequence ATGGTGATAGAGGCCTACAGTCATGGGCAACGCACTTTCAGGGAGAACTATGTTCAGGAACTGCTTGAAAAAGCATCAAATCCTCAAATTCTGTCTTCGTGTCCTGAGATCAAATGGCACTTCATTGGCCATCTACAGAAACAAAATGTCAACAAATTGATGGCTGTCCCCAACCTCTCCATGTTGGAGACGGTCGATTCTGTGAAGCTGGCCGACAAAGTAAACAGTGCGTGGCAGAAAAAAGGTTCCCCCGAAAGGTTAAAGGTTATGGTCCAGATAAACACCAGCGGAGAGGAGAGCAAACACGGCCTTTCCCCTGCAGAGTCGGCGGCCCTGGTGGAACACATCAACGCCAAGTGCCCCAGCCTGGAGTTCGTGGGGCTGATGACCATCAGGAGCTTTGGGCACGATCTTAGTCAAGGACCGAACCCGGGCTCCCAGGTGTTGCTGTCCCTCCGGGAGGAGCTATGCAGGAAGCTGGGCATCCCTCCCGACCAGGTGGAGCTGAGCATGGGCATGTCCGTGGACTTGCAGCACGTGATTGAAGTGGGATCTACAAACGTCCGCATCGGAAGCACCATTTTTGGAGAGCGAGATTACTCCAAGAAAGCAGCCCCGGACAAGCCTGCAGCAGAGCTGAAGGCCCCGGAGGAAGTGGCCCAGGCACACTGA